In Kwoniella newhampshirensis strain CBS 13917 chromosome 2, whole genome shotgun sequence, one DNA window encodes the following:
- a CDS encoding 60S ribosomal protein uL23, with product MAPSKNAGKAAAKPQDAKAKSAKKAALKGTSSHSVRKVRTSVTFHRPNTLRLPRTPRYPRKSVPHLPRMDQFRTIQHPLNTESAMKKIEEHNTLVFIVDLKANKRNIKDAVKKLYDVEAAKVNTLIRPDGKKKAYVRLTADFDALEVANKIGFI from the exons CCGCGGCCAAGCCCCAAGATGCCAAGGCCAAGTCTGCCAAAAAGGCCGCTCTCAAGGGCACTTCTTCCCACTCTGTCCGAAAGGTCCGAACCTCCGTCACCTTCCACCGACCCAACACCCTCCGACTCCCCCGAACCCCCAGGTATCCCCGAAAGTCCGTCCCCCACTTGCCCCGAATGGACCAGTTCAGGACGATCCAACACCCTCTGAACACCGAGTCTGccatgaagaagatcgaggagcaCAAcaccctcgtcttcatcgttGATCTCAAGGCGAACAAGAGGAACATCAAGGATGCCGTCAAGAAGCTCTACGATGTTGAGGCCGCAAAGGTCAACACCCTTATCCG ACCGGacggaaagaagaaggcttaCGTTCGATTGACCGCCGACTTCGACGCTCTTGAGGTCGCCAACAAG ATCGGTTTCATCTAA